The following are encoded in a window of Panicum virgatum strain AP13 chromosome 5N, P.virgatum_v5, whole genome shotgun sequence genomic DNA:
- the LOC120674651 gene encoding uncharacterized protein LOC120674651, producing the protein MGTLFFELTGRFCPWLTSLILSPVYYRDSRFILHLPFTGRVRAATGAPRGRRPQDSPPSLGGRRPRNRCGCPQQLPPPGAVGRHPKEPLRPPAAADPRSRRCPQQLHSPQAPTREIQRLLGRARPGQSAEATAASPSSRSEPLFMLHLLLLLVHLLLTAPQLHLPVLHPPQYHPNTKAFSSFTKA; encoded by the exons ATGGGAA CTCTATTTTTTGAGCTGACTGGACGCTTTTGCCCCTGGCTCACGTCTCTTATCCTCTCCCCTGTATACTACCGTGACTCCCGTTTCATCCTCCATCTTCCCTTCACGGGGAGGGTCAGAGCCGCCACCGGTGCTCCCAGGGGTCGCCGCCCCCAGGATTCGCCGCCGTCTCTAGGAGGCCGCCGCCCAAGGAATCGCTGCGGCTGCCCCCAGCAGCTGCCGCCTCCAGGAGCCGTGGGCCGCCACCCCAAGGAGCCGCTGCGGCCCCCAGCAGCAGCCGACCCCAGGAGCCGACGCTGCCCCCAGCAGCTGCACTCCCCCCAGGCCCCTACACGCGAGATCCAGAGGCTCCTGGGGAGAGCGCGTCCAGGACAGAGCGCAGAGGCAACAGCAGCATCCCCTTCGTCTAGATCTGAG CCACTTTTCATgttgcatctgctgctgctgcttgtgcATCTGCTGCTGACAGCTCCACAACTTCATCTTCCGGTTCTCCATCCTCCTCAATACCATCCAAATACAAAGGCCTTCTCTTCTTTTACAA